In Oceaniferula marina, the following proteins share a genomic window:
- a CDS encoding serine/threonine protein kinase — protein MSTERYEIKGKIGEGGVGAVYHAYDTHLNRDVAIKRVLADGGYEDQEDATKSLLKEATALSSVQHPHIVTVYDAGIDSDGPYVVMELIHGRTLDEMVERATMTWDDLREVALQSQEALIAAQDLDLVHRDLKPSNIMVCWLPSGKFQIKIVDFGLAKFSAAPSLQTIAHGDAVFGSIFFMAPEQFERIPLDKCTDMYSMGCLYYFALTGEYPFNGDTAAAVMASHLQHHVTPLHELRPDIPKWGADWIMWHIEREMSARPQDAREALGRFLLLDQQSTQPITVSADNPDAAPAGAPAAGAPKLLFPEAGTAAQPTAATSPVTPQTSTQAVNPLTSQQPIAPPNATQNVHTAAQQVQPAAQPATGPQLQAAQPITGGQTAQPGTAPQVAQLGTGPQPPQAGTAAQAGMPPQAQEAQAAEGIVVEAPKKGLPPVAKWTIIGLLALVIIVTGVVIKDQLDKRKAAKLYTNAMADAKELYDNGKLQDGFKLDQKTLQIILDRATDITFAEKERTTQRAALAYAVGDSFDADAIIVEHITTVRTDPGLRSDLFKYVMTRRKKPSNIKPLLDFALETKHPNEATQAILAAKSSCEGPSAEDYLGDFLSLLKNTDNDGIRSATESAVAKIIEESSSKEKFGNIINNSYISTLDDTPAKYALLRLLAFAGGEKAGSTVEKALNSDDLAMQNAAIAALGKWADDSQFEILTTFIDETDSTDLRKKAFTSAYRFLTMDRDRDPDDLGDLWRSLADTATSSKEKVRIIQGLANQNQNWALVILDKYIKDSNDEVIDKAEQAKERVERNIDKTK, from the coding sequence ATGAGCACTGAGCGGTACGAAATTAAGGGTAAAATCGGAGAAGGCGGAGTTGGAGCGGTTTACCACGCCTATGATACTCATCTCAACCGTGATGTGGCCATCAAACGGGTCTTGGCCGACGGTGGCTATGAAGATCAGGAAGACGCCACCAAAAGTCTGCTGAAAGAGGCCACGGCCCTTTCATCAGTCCAGCACCCACACATCGTCACCGTTTACGACGCCGGCATCGACTCTGACGGCCCCTACGTTGTCATGGAGCTGATCCACGGCCGCACCCTCGACGAAATGGTCGAACGCGCCACCATGACCTGGGACGACCTACGCGAAGTGGCCCTGCAAAGCCAGGAAGCCTTGATCGCAGCCCAGGATCTCGACCTGGTCCACCGGGACTTGAAACCCAGTAACATTATGGTCTGCTGGTTACCCTCCGGTAAATTCCAAATCAAAATCGTGGACTTTGGTCTGGCAAAGTTCTCCGCGGCCCCCTCTCTTCAGACGATTGCTCATGGCGACGCGGTGTTTGGTTCGATTTTCTTCATGGCTCCCGAGCAGTTCGAGCGGATCCCGCTGGACAAGTGCACCGACATGTATTCGATGGGTTGCCTCTACTACTTTGCCCTCACCGGCGAATACCCATTCAATGGAGACACGGCCGCAGCCGTCATGGCCAGCCACCTCCAGCATCACGTCACCCCCCTTCACGAACTCCGCCCCGACATCCCCAAATGGGGAGCCGACTGGATTATGTGGCACATCGAGCGTGAAATGAGCGCCCGTCCGCAGGATGCCCGCGAAGCCCTCGGACGCTTCCTACTCCTCGACCAACAGTCGACCCAACCGATCACTGTTTCCGCCGACAACCCGGATGCAGCACCCGCTGGAGCCCCAGCCGCTGGAGCTCCCAAGCTCCTTTTCCCCGAAGCCGGCACAGCAGCCCAACCAACCGCTGCCACCTCACCCGTCACCCCTCAAACCTCAACCCAAGCGGTCAATCCACTGACATCACAGCAACCGATTGCTCCACCCAACGCAACCCAGAACGTCCACACCGCAGCCCAACAGGTGCAACCCGCCGCTCAGCCGGCAACCGGACCACAACTTCAAGCAGCCCAACCCATCACCGGTGGACAAACCGCCCAACCAGGAACGGCTCCCCAGGTCGCCCAACTCGGCACCGGACCACAACCTCCGCAAGCGGGAACCGCCGCACAGGCGGGTATGCCACCACAGGCACAGGAAGCACAAGCCGCGGAAGGCATCGTCGTGGAAGCACCTAAAAAAGGGCTTCCCCCCGTCGCCAAATGGACAATCATCGGTCTACTCGCACTGGTCATCATCGTCACCGGCGTGGTCATCAAAGATCAGCTCGACAAACGCAAGGCCGCCAAGCTCTACACCAATGCCATGGCCGACGCCAAGGAGCTCTATGACAACGGCAAACTCCAGGATGGCTTCAAGCTTGACCAGAAAACCCTGCAAATCATCCTCGACCGGGCAACAGACATTACGTTCGCTGAAAAAGAGCGCACCACCCAGCGTGCGGCTCTCGCCTACGCTGTCGGAGACAGCTTTGACGCCGATGCCATCATCGTCGAACACATCACGACCGTCAGAACCGATCCCGGCCTGCGCTCCGATCTGTTCAAATACGTCATGACCCGACGCAAAAAGCCATCCAACATCAAGCCGTTGCTCGACTTTGCGCTCGAAACCAAACACCCGAACGAGGCCACCCAGGCCATTCTCGCCGCCAAATCCTCCTGCGAGGGCCCCAGTGCTGAAGACTACCTTGGCGATTTCCTCTCTTTGTTGAAAAACACCGACAACGATGGTATTCGCAGCGCCACTGAAAGTGCAGTTGCCAAAATCATCGAAGAGTCCTCAAGCAAAGAAAAATTCGGCAACATCATCAATAACTCCTACATCTCTACATTGGACGACACCCCGGCAAAGTATGCCTTGCTGAGACTGCTCGCCTTTGCCGGAGGAGAGAAAGCTGGATCAACCGTTGAAAAAGCGCTCAATTCTGACGATCTCGCGATGCAAAACGCAGCGATCGCCGCACTCGGCAAATGGGCAGATGACTCCCAGTTCGAAATACTCACCACCTTCATTGATGAAACCGACAGCACGGACTTACGCAAAAAAGCCTTCACCAGTGCCTACCGCTTCCTGACCATGGATCGCGACCGCGACCCTGATGACCTGGGCGACCTCTGGCGTTCTCTCGCCGACACCGCCACCTCATCCAAGGAAAAAGTCCGCATTATTCAGGGGCTCGCAAATCAAAACCAGAACTGGGCACTCGTCATCCTCGATAAATACATTAAAGACAGCAACGACGAAGTCATCGACAAGGCAGAACAAGCCAAAGAACGCGTCGAACGCAATATCGACAAAACGAAGTAA
- a CDS encoding efflux RND transporter periplasmic adaptor subunit, with protein sequence MKATCHLRHALLLSLSLSATSPLFLSCGEKNTFAPPPPTPVGVQTPIVRDQMTYFEFPGHLEALQTVELRARVKGILNTVSPDFKPGHRIKEGTVVFGIDDIPYQAALKAAEGNLAKAKADLDIAEITLQRRQTAAEAISKIQIDAAKADVDAANALVKSAEASVIDAKETLSWCKITAPISGRISELEVDQFNLVGNNEATLLSTIVQDDTLRVYFDINERMALLYLKDRKAMQANQPGSTQVTLTLANGTPYEHPATIDYADNKLDADTGTIRIRAIVPNPEEKLADGLFVKVKVPSPASSKDSVLIPAIAIQQDLGGHFALIVDKDNKVVRKNLTLGDSVNRLRIIKEGLTGKEKVIVQGLQRVREGIVVDPSPMPPAEPEKEQNTKAASDKPKAEDANAKAAGTEKAPNN encoded by the coding sequence ATGAAAGCCACATGCCACCTTCGTCACGCACTCCTTCTGAGTCTCTCCCTCAGCGCCACGAGCCCCCTATTCTTATCCTGCGGAGAAAAAAACACCTTCGCCCCTCCCCCGCCTACCCCGGTCGGTGTGCAAACGCCTATCGTGCGTGACCAGATGACCTACTTCGAGTTCCCCGGACATCTCGAAGCACTGCAAACGGTCGAACTCAGAGCCAGAGTCAAAGGCATCCTCAACACCGTCAGCCCGGATTTCAAACCCGGTCATCGCATCAAGGAAGGCACCGTCGTCTTTGGCATCGATGATATCCCCTACCAGGCCGCCTTGAAAGCAGCCGAAGGCAACCTCGCCAAAGCCAAAGCCGATCTCGATATTGCAGAAATCACCCTGCAGCGACGCCAAACGGCCGCCGAAGCCATTTCAAAGATCCAAATTGACGCCGCCAAAGCTGACGTCGACGCCGCCAATGCCTTGGTTAAATCTGCCGAAGCCTCCGTGATTGATGCCAAGGAAACCCTCAGTTGGTGCAAAATCACCGCTCCAATCTCAGGACGTATTTCCGAACTCGAGGTCGATCAATTCAACCTGGTAGGCAACAATGAAGCCACCCTGCTCAGCACCATTGTCCAAGATGACACCCTGCGGGTCTACTTTGATATCAACGAACGAATGGCCCTGCTCTACCTGAAAGACCGTAAAGCCATGCAGGCCAATCAACCGGGATCGACCCAGGTAACCCTGACACTCGCAAACGGAACCCCGTATGAACATCCGGCCACCATTGATTATGCTGACAACAAACTGGACGCCGACACCGGAACCATCCGGATCCGGGCCATTGTTCCCAATCCCGAGGAAAAACTTGCCGACGGGCTTTTTGTTAAAGTCAAAGTCCCCAGCCCGGCCTCCAGTAAAGATTCCGTCCTCATCCCCGCAATCGCCATCCAGCAAGACCTCGGTGGACACTTCGCCCTCATCGTGGACAAAGACAATAAAGTGGTTCGCAAAAACCTGACTCTCGGCGATAGCGTGAATCGACTCCGCATCATCAAAGAAGGACTGACCGGTAAGGAAAAAGTCATTGTCCAGGGGCTTCAGCGCGTTCGTGAAGGCATCGTCGTCGACCCTAGTCCGATGCCCCCGGCAGAACCTGAAAAGGAACAGAATACCAAGGCCGCTTCTGACAAGCCCAAAGCTGAGGATGCTAATGCCAAAGCTGCAGGAACCGAAAAAGCTCCGAACAACTAA
- a CDS encoding peptide ABC transporter substrate-binding protein has product MLDPFHMNHAGKQGSISHHVPIRKKRLHIPAKSDTLTGMLRHLMSSLATLCLISATALICSSCDQRNRIEKSNSRQILIVSNSAEPAGLDPQTVSGVPENNIMRALFEGLCLEHPEHDGQSLPGAAASWSSNADATVWTFQLQPDGHWSDGVPLTTDDFLFAYHRSLHPEFAGKSASMLYFIQGAEAFNKGEEKRFSQVGVKALDSHTLEITTHSPTPFLPELTKHFAWFPVPKHVILAHGDMTTPYSRWTDPGNLVSNGPFQLSEWKFNYYIEVRKNPHYWDRQQVSLKGIRFLPITNTYTEARMFYDQQLHATYGLAPEMIDYSAQHHPKALHQEPYLGTAFIRCNMDTPALADLRVRRALACAIDQQAIIDNIAKGKQQPAHGFTPDFGSYQSPKVIRFDPQKARQLLADAGFPNGKGFPKLNLLTADRDLAKRLSEAYQDMWKKHLGIQVGIQQQEWKTYLVSRRKRNYDLCVSSWVGDYPDPSTFLNIWTQASSDNHTGWHHPEFESLLARAARDTNTENRNRTLAQAETILLEQAPILPVYHLTTNYLLHPSVQGWHPLILNNHPYKFLKLTNH; this is encoded by the coding sequence ATGCTCGACCCATTCCACATGAATCATGCCGGCAAACAAGGTTCAATTTCCCATCATGTCCCAATACGAAAAAAAAGACTCCACATTCCAGCCAAATCAGACACGCTCACGGGGATGCTTCGGCACCTCATGTCATCACTCGCCACCCTCTGCCTGATCAGTGCCACCGCCCTGATCTGCAGCTCCTGCGACCAACGCAACCGCATCGAAAAATCCAACAGCCGCCAAATCCTGATCGTCTCCAACAGTGCCGAGCCCGCAGGACTCGACCCCCAAACTGTCTCCGGAGTCCCAGAAAACAACATTATGCGAGCCCTCTTCGAAGGCCTCTGCCTCGAACACCCGGAACACGACGGCCAATCACTCCCCGGAGCGGCAGCCAGCTGGTCATCCAATGCCGATGCCACCGTCTGGACCTTCCAACTCCAACCCGACGGCCACTGGTCAGATGGCGTCCCTCTGACCACCGATGACTTTCTCTTTGCCTACCACCGGTCACTCCACCCGGAATTCGCCGGCAAATCCGCATCCATGCTCTACTTCATCCAAGGGGCCGAGGCCTTCAATAAAGGCGAAGAAAAAAGATTCTCCCAGGTCGGCGTCAAAGCGCTGGATTCCCACACCCTGGAAATCACCACTCACAGCCCCACCCCCTTCCTGCCAGAGCTCACCAAACACTTCGCTTGGTTTCCGGTTCCCAAACACGTCATCCTCGCCCACGGCGACATGACCACCCCCTACAGCCGCTGGACCGACCCCGGAAACCTCGTCTCCAACGGCCCCTTCCAGCTCAGCGAGTGGAAATTCAATTACTACATCGAAGTCCGAAAAAACCCACACTACTGGGACCGGCAACAGGTTTCCCTCAAAGGCATCCGCTTCCTCCCGATCACCAACACCTACACCGAAGCCCGGATGTTCTACGACCAACAACTGCATGCAACCTACGGGCTGGCACCGGAAATGATCGACTACTCAGCACAGCACCATCCCAAAGCCCTGCACCAGGAACCCTATCTCGGAACCGCCTTCATCCGCTGTAACATGGACACCCCGGCCCTAGCCGACCTGCGTGTCCGCCGGGCACTGGCCTGCGCTATCGATCAACAAGCCATCATCGACAACATCGCCAAGGGCAAACAACAACCAGCCCATGGATTCACCCCTGATTTTGGAAGCTACCAAAGCCCCAAAGTGATCCGCTTCGACCCGCAAAAAGCACGGCAACTTCTCGCCGATGCGGGCTTCCCCAACGGAAAAGGCTTTCCCAAACTCAACTTACTGACCGCTGATCGCGACCTCGCCAAGCGCCTCAGTGAAGCCTATCAGGATATGTGGAAAAAACATCTCGGTATCCAAGTCGGCATCCAACAACAAGAGTGGAAAACCTACCTTGTCTCGCGTCGCAAACGCAACTACGACCTCTGCGTGAGCTCCTGGGTCGGCGACTACCCGGATCCCAGCACCTTTCTCAACATCTGGACCCAAGCCAGCAGCGACAACCATACCGGCTGGCACCATCCCGAGTTTGAGTCCCTGCTCGCGCGCGCAGCACGCGACACCAACACCGAGAACCGAAACCGCACGCTGGCCCAAGCCGAAACTATTCTACTCGAACAAGCCCCCATCCTCCCTGTCTATCACCTCACGACCAACTATCTGCTCCACCCCTCTGTGCAAGGCTGGCACCCCCTCATCCTCAACAACCACCCATACAAGTTCCTCAAACTCACTAATCACTAA
- the recR gene encoding recombination mediator RecR, with protein MVELISELKRLPGIGPRSAERVAVWLLQHDRSNSLELAEVLCQAKQRVTSCPECGFFATDEGCPVCSDSGRDASLLCVVEQATDVLPMERASVFGGYYHCLGGKLSPLDHVTPDDLRIAPLLRRIDAQPGVEVILALGADVEGEATANYLAELLASKPCQVSRIAQGLPAGGGLDHADELTLMRAMQGRREM; from the coding sequence GTGGTTGAGCTGATTTCCGAACTGAAGCGCTTGCCTGGGATTGGCCCCCGGTCAGCCGAGCGGGTGGCGGTGTGGCTCTTGCAGCATGATCGATCGAATTCGCTGGAGTTGGCCGAGGTGCTTTGCCAAGCCAAGCAACGAGTGACATCCTGTCCCGAATGTGGATTTTTTGCCACCGACGAAGGTTGCCCTGTGTGTAGTGATTCGGGGCGAGATGCCTCCTTGCTGTGTGTTGTCGAGCAGGCAACGGATGTGTTGCCGATGGAGCGAGCGTCGGTCTTTGGCGGTTATTACCATTGTTTGGGAGGTAAGCTCTCACCTTTGGACCATGTGACCCCGGATGACTTACGGATTGCTCCTTTACTGCGTAGAATTGATGCCCAACCTGGCGTGGAGGTGATTCTCGCCTTGGGTGCCGATGTCGAAGGAGAAGCGACTGCGAACTACCTTGCGGAGTTACTCGCATCCAAGCCATGCCAGGTTTCCAGGATTGCCCAGGGTTTACCTGCGGGGGGAGGACTTGATCATGCGGATGAACTCACCCTGATGCGCGCGATGCAGGGCCGTAGGGAGATGTGA
- a CDS encoding AAA family ATPase, translating to MSDKKDKDLPDADELQKMLQNMFGKLGGGVSMPFPAFDGGEEESKEPADEDSGFQVRDADALFDFNYRPRDIKAHLDRFVIRQDEAKKALSIAVCDHYNHAKFMRGQEQEHGKIPDSIEYQKQNVIVVGPTGVGKTYLVKHIAEMIGVPFVKADATKFSETGYVGGDVDDLVRELVQKADGDIELAEYGIIYIDEIDKLASGGGRSMGRDVSGRGVQTTLLKLMEETEVAARNPNDMKGQMMAMMDFQNGKDQGKDTINTRHILFIVSGAFSGLEKVVKKRLRTGQIGFGADVVDHPLDEGLFGQVNTQDFIDFGFEAEFIGRLPVRVVCEKLEAKDFVNIMKHSEGSLLRQYEREFAAYGIQATFEDSAIERIAERAEKENTGARALMTVCESLLRDFKFELPGTAVSELKINGDLIDTPDVVLEACREKGMRIDVAKVKEEVDLYARDFYEKHGIRLSFEEGAVTLLGTEAADKGRSVLQLCQQRFKDYQFGLKLIQGNTGVDEFTLGVDAVQDADSFLSNRVVQSYADANEAKQSRKKAAPEKKQEEAEDKE from the coding sequence ATGAGTGATAAAAAGGACAAGGATCTTCCGGATGCTGACGAACTGCAAAAAATGCTGCAAAATATGTTCGGCAAGTTAGGTGGCGGTGTGAGCATGCCCTTTCCAGCCTTTGATGGTGGGGAGGAAGAAAGCAAGGAGCCGGCCGACGAGGATTCCGGGTTTCAGGTTCGGGATGCGGATGCTCTTTTTGACTTTAATTACCGGCCCCGCGATATCAAAGCGCATTTGGATCGCTTTGTGATTCGTCAGGATGAGGCAAAGAAGGCTCTGTCGATTGCGGTCTGCGATCACTATAACCATGCGAAGTTCATGCGGGGGCAAGAGCAGGAACATGGGAAAATTCCCGACAGCATCGAGTATCAAAAACAAAATGTGATTGTGGTCGGTCCTACCGGGGTGGGTAAAACCTATCTGGTAAAACATATTGCCGAGATGATCGGCGTGCCTTTTGTCAAGGCGGACGCGACCAAATTCTCGGAAACCGGGTATGTGGGTGGTGATGTCGATGACCTGGTTAGGGAACTGGTGCAGAAAGCCGACGGGGACATAGAGTTGGCGGAGTATGGGATCATTTACATCGATGAAATTGACAAGCTTGCCAGTGGCGGTGGCCGTTCGATGGGGCGTGATGTCAGTGGGCGCGGAGTTCAGACCACCTTGCTTAAACTGATGGAGGAAACCGAGGTGGCTGCTCGCAACCCGAATGATATGAAGGGGCAGATGATGGCGATGATGGATTTTCAGAATGGCAAGGATCAGGGGAAGGATACGATCAATACGCGCCATATTTTGTTTATTGTTAGTGGCGCTTTTTCCGGTTTGGAAAAGGTGGTCAAAAAGCGTCTTCGCACCGGGCAGATTGGTTTTGGCGCCGATGTCGTGGACCACCCTCTGGATGAGGGATTGTTTGGTCAGGTGAATACCCAGGATTTTATTGATTTTGGTTTTGAGGCTGAATTTATCGGCCGACTGCCGGTGCGGGTGGTGTGTGAAAAGCTGGAAGCCAAAGACTTTGTGAACATCATGAAGCATTCCGAGGGGAGCTTGCTGCGCCAGTATGAGCGTGAATTCGCGGCTTATGGGATCCAGGCCACATTTGAGGACTCCGCGATTGAGCGGATTGCTGAGCGCGCTGAGAAGGAAAACACCGGAGCCCGGGCCTTGATGACGGTCTGTGAGAGTTTGTTGCGCGATTTTAAATTTGAGCTTCCCGGGACCGCGGTTAGTGAATTGAAAATTAATGGGGATCTGATCGATACCCCTGATGTGGTGTTGGAAGCCTGCCGTGAAAAGGGCATGCGGATCGACGTCGCCAAGGTTAAAGAGGAAGTGGATTTGTATGCTCGTGATTTTTACGAAAAGCACGGCATTCGCCTGAGCTTTGAAGAGGGAGCGGTCACATTGTTGGGGACCGAGGCTGCAGACAAGGGACGGAGCGTTTTACAGCTTTGTCAGCAGCGGTTCAAAGACTATCAGTTTGGATTAAAGCTGATTCAAGGAAACACAGGAGTGGATGAATTTACCCTTGGCGTGGATGCTGTGCAGGATGCAGACTCGTTTTTAAGCAACCGTGTGGTGCAATCGTATGCCGATGCAAACGAGGCCAAGCAGTCGAGAAAAAAGGCGGCGCCTGAGAAAAAGCAAGAGGAAGCTGAGGACAAAGAATAG
- a CDS encoding ABC transporter permease yields MEKTDTYAGQSLWQDAWLRLKKNHMAVVSASFLLLIFLLCFIAPILFTFQDPNAQELSNTFAPPGKNHLLGTDQSGRDLLARLIFGGQISLLVGFIATAVSLVIGVAWGGISGYAGGRTDTLMMRTVDVLYGLPFLMLVILFSLLISEHSKGLATIMVADWGVDPETAKKTTNLVPLFIAIGALGWLTMARMARAQVISIKNLEYIEAARSLGLSHSRILLRHILPNMIGPIIVYTTLTVPGFILYEASLSYLGLGVEAPNSSWGILLKDGANYLETHPRLLIIPSILFSLTLFALNFLGDGLRDALDPKAAKD; encoded by the coding sequence ATGGAAAAGACAGACACTTACGCCGGCCAATCACTCTGGCAAGACGCATGGCTTCGTCTCAAAAAAAACCACATGGCTGTGGTCAGTGCCTCCTTCCTCCTGCTCATCTTTCTGCTCTGTTTCATTGCCCCCATCCTCTTCACCTTCCAGGACCCAAACGCTCAGGAACTCTCCAACACCTTCGCACCTCCCGGCAAGAACCACCTGCTCGGCACCGACCAATCCGGCCGCGACCTACTCGCCAGATTGATCTTCGGCGGACAAATCTCCCTGCTCGTCGGCTTCATCGCCACCGCAGTCTCCCTGGTCATCGGTGTCGCATGGGGCGGCATCTCAGGATACGCCGGCGGCCGCACCGACACCCTGATGATGCGTACTGTCGATGTCCTTTACGGTCTCCCGTTTCTCATGCTGGTCATCCTCTTCTCCTTGCTCATCTCCGAACACAGCAAGGGCCTGGCTACCATCATGGTTGCCGACTGGGGGGTCGATCCCGAAACGGCCAAAAAGACCACCAACCTGGTTCCACTCTTCATCGCCATCGGAGCGCTCGGCTGGCTCACCATGGCTCGCATGGCCCGAGCCCAGGTCATCTCGATCAAAAACCTGGAATACATCGAAGCGGCTCGTTCCTTAGGACTCTCCCACTCCCGCATCCTGCTCCGCCATATTCTGCCCAACATGATTGGCCCGATCATCGTCTACACCACCTTGACGGTTCCGGGGTTCATCCTCTACGAGGCCTCGCTCTCTTACCTTGGCTTAGGCGTCGAGGCCCCCAACAGTTCATGGGGCATTCTACTCAAAGACGGTGCCAACTACCTCGAAACCCACCCCCGCTTACTGATCATCCCCAGTATTCTTTTCTCACTCACCCTCTTTGCCCTCAACTTCCTCGGTGATGGCCTGCGTGATGCGCTCGACCCCAAAGCGGCAAAAGATTAA
- a CDS encoding ABC transporter permease: protein MTNHQSQITNHNPPIPIKTIFHRLGQGLIILLCLITLTFFLVRMMPGDPLTDEKSLPQHTIEKNRAYYRLDQPVPIQYLHYLKNLSRGDFGESMSKVGRPVIDIIRHSFPVSLTLGVSAMAIALGIGIPAGILSALKKNSLLDYGTMAAAMFGISIPSFVIGPLLAIGIASHSNTLKVAGWGDPFDWLLPAITLGLATAAYIARITRGGMLEVINQDYIRTARAKGLSPTRIVIKHALRGGIIPAVAYVGPAFAMLISGSFIVETIFQVPGLGQHFINATTARDYNLLQGVVLLFGILIVLANLAADLALVALNPRLRNS from the coding sequence ATCACTAATCACCAATCACAAATCACCAATCACAACCCACCCATTCCCATCAAAACCATTTTCCATCGCCTCGGCCAAGGTCTGATCATTCTTCTCTGTCTGATCACGCTGACCTTTTTTCTGGTCCGCATGATGCCCGGTGATCCACTCACCGATGAAAAGTCGCTACCTCAGCATACCATCGAAAAAAACCGCGCCTACTACCGACTCGATCAGCCGGTCCCCATTCAGTATCTCCACTACTTGAAAAACCTGAGCCGTGGCGATTTCGGAGAATCCATGTCCAAAGTCGGCCGACCGGTCATCGACATCATCCGCCACTCCTTTCCCGTTTCACTCACCCTCGGGGTCTCGGCCATGGCCATCGCCCTCGGCATCGGGATCCCGGCCGGTATTCTGTCCGCTCTCAAGAAAAACTCGCTCTTGGATTACGGCACCATGGCTGCCGCCATGTTCGGTATCAGCATCCCCTCCTTTGTCATCGGCCCGCTACTCGCCATCGGTATCGCCAGCCACTCCAACACCTTGAAAGTCGCCGGCTGGGGCGACCCCTTCGACTGGCTCCTGCCCGCCATCACCCTGGGGCTCGCCACCGCAGCCTACATCGCCCGGATTACCCGAGGTGGAATGCTCGAAGTCATCAATCAAGACTACATTCGAACCGCCCGAGCCAAAGGTCTTTCCCCAACCCGAATCGTCATCAAACACGCCCTGCGCGGAGGAATCATCCCTGCCGTCGCCTACGTCGGCCCCGCCTTCGCTATGCTCATCAGCGGATCCTTCATCGTCGAAACCATCTTCCAGGTCCCCGGACTCGGCCAGCACTTCATCAATGCCACCACCGCCCGCGACTACAACCTGCTTCAGGGAGTGGTTCTGCTCTTTGGAATCTTAATCGTCCTCGCCAATCTCGCCGCCGACCTGGCACTGGTCGCGCTGAACCCGAGACTGAGAAACTCATAA